gattgGAAGCCCAAtcgccatcatcattgtcacattcttagaaagcatgagctcttgagttgggaaaatcttgtgcaatacaccgacgcatgtcttgtattcaagatcctaaatggcctggctccccctccactcagtatttttgttaaacagaaaacccaaacatatggcagcagatccacaaggtctgccatgagaagtgactgtatagttcccttaatgCAGtgggtggccacaccagatactgactgttacgtttgattttgacccccccacccccgcgttcagggacacattattacatttttgttagtcacatgtctgtggaacttgttcagtttatgtcacagttgttgaatcttgttatgttcatacaaatatgttttctgaaaataaatgcagttgacagtgagaggatgtttctttttttcgcTGCGTTTATAATATATATGTACGTGTGTGTTATCTATATTTCAGAGGAAACGTATTGCTCATGAGCGGGCCAAGGAGCTCTATGCGTCTGGTGAGTTCTCCTCGGGGAGGAAATGGGCTGATGATGCTCCCAAGGAGAAGGTGGACACCTCCGCTGTCAACCTGATCGCCTCGGGGGCCTGCGGAGCCTTTGTACACGGACTGGAGGACGAGATGTACGGTAAGTGCGTGTGTATCggcaagggtgtgtgtgtgtcagtgtttgtgtttgtgggatgcctctgtgtgtggtgtgatgtTTATTTAATTTTCTCCAGTGTAAAGGctattagagggagagagagtgttgtgtgtgtgtgtgtaaatgataaTGTGCCTGTGTGTTTTTTATCTGTAGAGGTGCGTATTGCTGCTGTGGATGCCTTCTCTGCTCTCGCCCAATCATCTGCCAGCTTTGCTGAGATGTGCCTGGACTCCCTGGTTGACATGTTTAACGATGAGATTGAGGCGGTCAGGCTGCAGTCCATCCACGTCCTCAGACAGATCTCTACTAACACCCTGAGAGAAGACCAGCTGGATACTGCACTGGCTGTACTAGAGGtaatacacacaccaacacagatatggagacatacacacacacacacacacagattctcaCATGcacgcaccaacacacacacgcatgcgcacacacacacttttcacacTTGCAAGGTGAAAGAAGAACATTTctaaatgataaaatatatatattttttatggatAATAATAAACAACTGAAATGTGTAACCTGTGTAGGACTCGTCTCGTGACATCAGAGAGGCGCTACATGAGTTGCTGTGTTTCACCAATGTGTCGACTAAAGAGTGTATCCAACTGGCTCTGCTGGAGCTGTTGAAAAATCTCACCAAGTACCCCACTGACCGCAACTCTGCCTggaagtaagtaagtaagtgtgtgtgtgtgtgtgcgtgcgtgcgtcaaTTTGCAAGTGATTCAATAAAAAGCTTTTACAAGTCAACACTCTCTCTTATCTTCATTGctatctttctcttcatctctccccctctcaatctctctagGTGTCTAAAGTTTCTAGTTTGTCGTCATCCTACCCTGGTATTACCGCTGGTTCCAGAGCTGCTCAGTACTCACCCTTACTTCCACACCCCTGAACCAGACATGGACGACCCTGCCtgtatcctacacacacacacccccctatACCTATTGTGTGGTCCTGACCTAGCGTAACAGCTATTGCAGTGTTGGTGCTGGTGTTCAACGCAGCTCAGTCTTGTTCCACCATGACAGCTCTGTTCTCAGACCACACATTTAGACATTACACCTACGGGACAGCCTCTCTCACCTAGTACCTCCTCTcagggtaagacacacacacccctttcaGACAGTAGACCCATGCTGAGACCCACTATgttgtaatgtatgtgtgtgtgtagttaccaGGGAGGAAGCAGGCCCCAGGTGGGAGTGGTATAGAAGGTTCCAGGAGTGTGGAGTCTGCTCAGCTGTTCCTCCAACAGAGTCAGAGCAGAGTTAGCGCCATACAAAACCTACTGGACCCCGGGGCTCAGGACCTGCTAAACTTTACTATCaggtacatatacacacacacacatactatcaaaacattaaaaacacattttgaagtgactattttgtgtgtgtgtgtctcagagatCTACAGAGACTGGGTGAGCTACAGACAGAGCTGGCAGGGGCTGCTGACTTTTTTGCCACCTACCTCCGCTGCCAACTACTGCTCACCAAGGTGTCTCTGGATAGACATATTTGAAATGGAAGGGATACAGGCAGTTGGGAGATATGGGTTGAAGGgggattgaaccccggtctccagTGGGAAGAGGAGCACATACACggagtgtacaaagcattaggaacaccttcctaatattgagttgcacctccttttgccctcagaacaggctcaattcattgggcatggactctacaaggtgtcaaaagtgttccacagggatgttggcccatgttgactccaatgcgtcccacagttgtcaagttggctggatgtcctttgggtggtgaacatcgtagatacacacgggaaactgttgagtgtgaaaaacccagcaacgttgccgttcttgacacacacaaaccggtgaacctggcacctactaccataccccgttcttttgtcttccccattcaccctctgaatggcacacatacacaatccatgtctcaattgtctcaaggcttaacaatccttctttaacctgtctcctccccttcatctacactgattgaagtggatttaacaagtgacatcaataagggtcacctggtcagtctgtcaaggaaagagcaagtgttttgtacactcagtgtgtatgtgtcttcAGCCGGTGGCATTAACCCTAGACAGTAATGTGATATGCAGAGCTTTGTGTATATaatgtcatgttgtgtgtttgtAGATGCTGGAGGAGACGTATAAACTGGTGTTCCTATATAATGGTCTGGAGAACAGACGTGGCCACCATACACCATGTCAGACTACAGGCTAAGGCCTTACAGCGAGTTCTGACTGCCCGTACTAGGCGAGggttagtacacacacaaacacctccaCCGTCCATGTCTATAACTGTCAAGCAGCTcaacccctctcatctctctgcagAGTTGAACCTCTCATCAGTGTCTGAGAAGTTCCTTCAGGAGGTGGAATCCTTTCAGAGGTATATTATCTCCTTTTTTTAATCATCATTTCATCTACCAATTAtttaatgtattttatttcataaACATTTGATATTGTTGAAAACAAAAAAGACAGAATATTTGTCCTATAAAAGAAAAGAAGCAGAAACCGATGCATTTGTAATTAATTGGGCAACTGAATTGTTGTTTTAATTTATCGCCACATGGTGGCAACATTGACCTTGCAGAAAGCACACCCTTTTCTTTTGGTATTCTGATGAATCCTAACCTCTATGCCTCCAGGCTGTTTGTGGTGGAGCTGCCCCACCTCCAGGAAAGTTTTGTGGGGAAGCTGTTGGATGTGAGTCCCAGGCTGTCGGCCTGCAAGCCTGGAGAACTGGTCAAGATTCTTCAGAccacactgagacagagtggcTTCTTAAACCTTCAATTTCCTAAACAGGTACACagaacacatacatacacacacaggtattTGACCCAGGTGTGGTTTGTATTGGTTGGCAGGTCCAGCGTGCATCAGCGACCATCATTGAGCGTGGAGCGACAGCAGCATTGAAGGCCTCCAGCCAGCAGAGGGTGCCACTGAGGGAACCATTCCCTTCAGCAAACCTGTCAAGGTCTTCATCATGCCCAAACCTGCCTGCCGCTGACAAACACACCTCTTTAAACATCCATCTCCCTTTCCCTATCCTCTTCCTCTAGTCTTTTCTATCTTGTCTGttgtcttctccctctcccacccctgaCCTGCTTCTCCTCAGCCATTGGTGCAGACTCAAAGCTGGTCCTTCCTTACTGTGTTCATTTTTACAAAACAATATATTTGTTAgtggctggctgactagctgactggcctTTATTCTCAACTAGAATGAGAATGCGTCCCAAATAGgtccctattccatatatagtgcactacttttgactactgtaaagggaatagggtgccatttggaattccGCACGAGACTAAGCCAGAGTATCACTGAGGTCACCTGTCTGATCTATGTGTTGCTATTCCTAGTTGCTATAGTTAAGGACAAACTTTTTTTGAATGACAATAAATGAAACCAGATGGTATGTGGTATGATTTCATCAGCAGGTAGAGTGGAAGACGCCACCCACCTTGGCTCCCTGGCCAACCAGGTTGTTGTATTCTGTGATGGCCTTCACGGTCTGCAGCACCCTCAGTTCCACTCCTCGCTGTCACACAAAGTCCACAGTTGAGGAAGGGACCTTTTTAAAGAGAGCGTGTTCAACATTGCAGCTGACTTTAAAAGACAAATTCCACCTGAAAACtatcattttgtttttgtttcattaATCCATTGTTGACAAGCGAAACAACATTTTTTCAAGATACGTAACATTTCCAAATACATAAATCATTCCCTTATGATGCAATTTGTATCATATTTTGCTGcggggatgatttctgtattttgaaagttaaatCGAATAAAAACAATTGTGTGTcttcacatgcgctgaatacaacaggttacaccttacagtgaaatgcttacaagcccttaaccaacaatgcagttttaagaaaatccccccccccaaaaaaaagtaagagatgagaataacaaataattaaagagcaaataacaatagcggggctatatacaggaggtacaggtacagagccaatgtgcgggggcactggtgtcgaggtaattgaggtaatatgcacatgtaggtagagttattaaagtgactgcataggtaataacagagagtatcagcagcgtagaagagggtGGGGGgaagggcaatgcaaatagtctgggttgaCATTTgactagctgttcaggagtcttatggcttgggggtagaagctatttagaagcctcttggacctagacttggcactccggtaccgcttgccgtgcggtagcagagagaacagtctatgactagggtggctggagtctgaccatttttagggccttcctctgacaccgcctggtatagaggtcctgggtggcagggagcttgaccccggtgatgtaccgcagtcggaggccgagcagttgccataccaggcagtgatgcaacccgtcaggatgctctcgatggtgcagctgtaaaaccttttgaggatctgaggacccatgcaaaatcttttcagtgtcctgaaggggaataggttttgtcgtgccctcttcacaactgtcttggggtgcttggaccatgttagtttgctggtgatgtggacaccaaggaacttgaagctctccacctgctccactacagcccagtcgataagaatgggggtgctcggtcctccttttcctgtagtccacaatcatctcctttgtcttgatcacgttgaggga
This genomic interval from Oncorhynchus clarkii lewisi isolate Uvic-CL-2024 chromosome 27, UVic_Ocla_1.0, whole genome shotgun sequence contains the following:
- the LOC139385438 gene encoding integrator complex subunit 4-like produces the protein MPFSYPDPYHLISQNEKEKYLLHFARSSVEAECVEGVVRILLEHYYKHLSDTYFGMRNKCLQLLSCLGNVDTPLNKDGQVLVPAMIGGGASGVSGAVCVRDAQSVISDYFSDQDPRVRTAAIKAMCHLPIPSSNEQVRLVDDSFGKISHVVSDGSWVVRVQAAKTLGNMLQVSPHFLEQTLDKKLMSDLRRKRIAHERAKELYASGEFSSGRKWADDAPKEKVDTSAVNLIASGACGAFVHGLEDEMYEVRIAAVDAFSALAQSSASFAEMCLDSLVDMFNDEIEAVRLQSIHVLRQISTNTLREDQLDTALAVLEDSSRDIREALHELLCFTNVSTKECIQLALLELLKNLTKYPTDRNSAWKCLKFLVCRHPTLVLPLVPELLSTHPYFHTPEPDMDDPACILHTHTPLYLLCGPDLADLQRLGELQTELAGAADFFATYLRCQLLLTKMLEETYKLVFLYNGLENRQLNLSSVSEKFLQEVESFQRLFVVELPHLQESFVGKLLDVSPRLSACKPGELVKILQTTLRQSGFLNLQFPKQVQRASATIIERGATAALKASSQQRVPLREPFPSANLSRSSSCPNLPAADKHTSLNIHLPFPILFL